A region from the Mustela erminea isolate mMusErm1 chromosome 10, mMusErm1.Pri, whole genome shotgun sequence genome encodes:
- the LOC116568219 gene encoding proline-rich protein HaeIII subfamily 1-like: protein MGQQPIPWREDQARGPGCSVRTRRGEPVPAPERGSGEARASRRLRPQGQALPPPGGRRVTAPLRREAPACPRPGPPSATARPGPKPGPRGRSPARRCPLRVQDGGGRRSGVGAGPPRLGTPGFRRVAGKAPRGTPRPSPTFGSGVASPPRLGLGGAGAVTRGRGREAGQRRETGAL from the coding sequence ATGGGACAACAGCCCATTCCCTGGCGTGAGGACCAAGCGAGAGGGCCTGGCTGTTCTGTGAGGACCCGGCGGGGCGAGCCAGTCCCAGCCCCGGAGCGGGGCAGCGGGGAGGCCCGGGCCTCGCGCCGTCTCCGGCCTCAGGGCCAGGCCCTCCCACCTCCCGGCGGCCGGAGAGTTACCGCCCCGCTCCGCCGCGAGGCCCCAGCCTGCCCCCGCCCGGGCCCGCCCTCCGCCACAGCCCGCCCCGGGCCCAAGCCCGGCCCCAGGGGACGTTCCCCCGCCCGTCGCTGCCCTCTCCGGGTGCAAGATGGCGGCGGGCGACGGTCGGGAGTCGGCGCCGGCCCTCCCCGTCTCGGTACTCCGGGATTCCGCCGCGTCGCCGGCAAGGCCCCACGTGGGACACCCCGGCCTTCCCCTACCTTCGGGTCTGGAGTAGCGAGCCCACCGCGCCTCGGATtgggcggggccggggctgtgacccgggggcggggccgggaggcGGGGCAGCGGCGGGAAACAGGCGCGCTCTGA